A stretch of DNA from Streptomyces sp. NBC_01197:
GAAGGCGCTGAGGACCTCCTCGGAGACGGGCCTGCCCGGCACGGCCTGCGGCCACGGCTTGGTCGCGAACATGAAGTGCACCTCGCCGCGCTCGGCCACGGCCCGGAGCCACTCCGGCGGGACCGGGCACTGGGCGCTCAGATACGGCATGTTGACTGCGGCCTGGCCGCCCTCGACGAGCAGCCTGACCGGGAAGCCGGGCCGGGAGCCGTCGGCCAGCGAGCTGCCCAGCGGGATGCCGAGCTCGCCGAAGAGTGTGCGTACGGCGGCCTCGCCCCCCTCGGCACCGTCCTTGCCGTCACCGAGTGAATAGGCCAGCAGATAGGGCGTGTTGTTCGTTTCGGGGTCTCCGGACCAGGCGAGCACGGAGAGGGTGCCCAAATGGTCGCGCTGGACACTGCTTGTGGCGGTGTGGGATGCGGTCATGGCTCGGCACCCTAGTGGCGGGCCCGGGCGCCCACGGTGGTCGTTCACCCGGACGGCTGAACCGGGCGCCGCAAACCATCAGTCAGGGCGTAAGCCGGGGCGTACGGCGGCGGGACCGGACTGCCCAGGCCCTGGCGGGTCCTGGGCAGTCGGCTGGGAAACGTTCGTTCCCCGTGCGACGCAGTGGTCAACGACCTCCCGGCGCATTCGTCACCGGCCCCGGCCCGGTGGCAGGACGTCGCGTCTTTCACCTGGATGGAGCTGACTGGGGGTCACCGACCGCCCTGATGGCCCAGCGCAGCGCGCCCGTGCGGCCCATCGGGTGGACGGTTTGACCAATCGCTCAGGAGTCCGCGTATTCCGTCATCTTCACGAGTTCACAACTTTCACGAGTTCACGAGTTCACGAGTTCACGAGGAGAGGCCAATGCCGCATCCACGCCGTCGGTTGAGGGGCGCTTGCATCGCGGGCGTGGCCACCGGTCTTCTCCTGACCGGTGCGGGGGGCGCGTACGGAACGGCCAGGCCCGCTCCCGCGCCGTCCCCCCCGTCTCCCACCGGGCCCGCTCCCGCGGTACCGAAGGACTCCGTACCCCTTGTGCCGAAGAGCCCGCTGCCCGCGGCGCAGAAGGATTCCGTGCCCGCGGTGGGCGCGTATCTGGACTACGGCCCCAAGGGCGTCGCACGGATTGCGGACCTCTCGCGCTGGCTCGGCGGTGCGGAGCTGCGGGTGGGGCACACCTACCTGCCGGGTGATGTCTGGTCGAACATCGAGGGGCAGCCCGACTTCCTCAGCTCCTGGGCGAAGTGGCGTCGCGCCCGCCCCGACCGGATGTTCGTGCTCAACGTGCCCATGCAGGAGCACAACGAGGACCAGCTGTCGGATGACGAGGTCCGGGACCTCATCGGCCAGGGCGCCCGCGGCGACTTCGACGAGCACTACCGCAAGCTGGCCACCCGGCTGGTGCAGCTGGGGGTGCCCGACACGGTGATCGTGCTGGGCTGGGAGATGAACGGCACGACGTACACCCAGCGCTGCGGTCCCGACCCGCAGGGATGGAAGACGTACTGGAACCGGATCGTCACCACGATGCGCTCCGTCCCCGGCCAGAAGTTCAAGTTCGACTTCACCCCCAACCGCGGCCGGGACGACATCCCCTGGACGCAGTGCTACCCGGGCGACCGCACAGTGGACATCGTGGGGATGGACTCGTACGACCAGCCGCCCGGCGACACCTTCGAGGACCAGGTGAAGGGTCCGTACGGGCTCCAGGCGCAGGTCGACTTCGCCGCCGCGCACAAGAAGCAGATCTCCTACCCCGAGTGGGGGCTCTACCGGAACGGCGACAACGCGGACTACATGCGCGGGATGCTGGCCTGGTTCGACGCGCACAAACCGCTGTACCAGACCATCACGGACTACTGCCCGCACGGTGTGTGGCAGTGCGACGAGAACCCCGACGCGTCGAAGATCTTCCGGACCACGGTGTCCCAGGAGACCGAGCCGGAGCCGAACAGCCCGAGCACCGAGCCGAGCACCGAGCCGAGTACGCAGCCCAGCACGGAGCCGAAGCCGACCGAGCCGGGTGTGGAACCGCCCGCGCAGCCGGAGCCGGCGGGTGAGAAGCGGTGGTGCGTCCGGATCGACCTGGGCGACTGGGCCAGCACCTGGTTCAAACCCCGGAAGATCTGCTGGACCCTGCCGAAGGACTGACGGGCCGGCCGGACCGGCGGGGCGGGCGGGGCGGTCACCGGCCGCCGTCGCCCGCCCGGCCGCCGACCCGGATGCGCCACTCGCGCGCCACCGGCCCGAGGGAGCGCACCACGTCGGCCGCCCGGTCCCGGACCGCCAGCTGGGCCGCGTACAGGTTCAGCGCCGGGGCGAGCGCGGCCGGTGCGAGCAGCATCCGCTGGTTGGTCACCACGTCAGGGCGCCAGTGGCTCTTGTACGGCTCGGTGCCCCGCAGCAGGCTGATGACGGTCCGGCCGCTCTCCGCGGCGTGCCGGGCGTCGCGGCGCAGCAGCATCGTCGTCACGTCGACCTTCTTCTTACGGAGTTCGGGGTCGGCCCCGTACAGATAGCCGCCGCTGAGCTGTGCGGACTGGAGCGTGACATTGGCGGCGACCACCGCGCCGTCCAGCCGGTACTCGGTGAGCGCCGCGTCGCCGTCCCTCACCATGCGCTGGGTGGCGCGCGTCAGGTGCTCGGCGAACCGGGGCCTGAGGTGCTCGGGGGTGACCCCGCGCCCGCGCCACTGGAGCTCGTGCAGCCGCAGCAACTCCCGGACGGCGCAGGGCACTTCGTGCTCCGCGACGGCGCGCTCCTCGATCCGCAGCGCGTCGAGCTTGCGCAGTTTGGCACGGGCCCGCTGGGCCCGCGCGGAGGCCAGCCGCTTCACCAGCTCGTCGATGGGTTCGGCGGGCAGTTCGAGGCAGACCGAGTCGCTGAGCCTGCGCCGCGCCCCCGGCCAGCAGGCGTAGAGCTGCTCGGCCGCGGCTCCCGGCCGTACCTCGCGCAGGTCGATCACCGCGTGCCGGGCGGCCCGGCGCAGCCCCTCGGCGAGCGCGGTGAGCGTACCGGGCGGCTGCGAGCCGTCGATGAGGACATCCGAGAAGTCGGAGATGCCGCCGCCC
This window harbors:
- a CDS encoding DUF5949 family protein: MTASHTATSSVQRDHLGTLSVLAWSGDPETNNTPYLLAYSLGDGKDGAEGGEAAVRTLFGELGIPLGSSLADGSRPGFPVRLLVEGGQAAVNMPYLSAQCPVPPEWLRAVAERGEVHFMFATKPWPQAVPGRPVSEEVLSAFVGDADMLSTAAHCMLPVTQLRQ
- a CDS encoding glycosyl hydrolase, which produces MPHPRRRLRGACIAGVATGLLLTGAGGAYGTARPAPAPSPPSPTGPAPAVPKDSVPLVPKSPLPAAQKDSVPAVGAYLDYGPKGVARIADLSRWLGGAELRVGHTYLPGDVWSNIEGQPDFLSSWAKWRRARPDRMFVLNVPMQEHNEDQLSDDEVRDLIGQGARGDFDEHYRKLATRLVQLGVPDTVIVLGWEMNGTTYTQRCGPDPQGWKTYWNRIVTTMRSVPGQKFKFDFTPNRGRDDIPWTQCYPGDRTVDIVGMDSYDQPPGDTFEDQVKGPYGLQAQVDFAAAHKKQISYPEWGLYRNGDNADYMRGMLAWFDAHKPLYQTITDYCPHGVWQCDENPDASKIFRTTVSQETEPEPNSPSTEPSTEPSTQPSTEPKPTEPGVEPPAQPEPAGEKRWCVRIDLGDWASTWFKPRKICWTLPKD
- a CDS encoding GNAT family N-acetyltransferase gives rise to the protein MAVATGTAAGTAAGPGAGPGLSATLCRDERQFAALETQWTALHRGCATATPFQSHSWLHSWWLSYGTAGRLRAVLVRRGGRLVAAAPLMLVHRPLPLLVPLGGGISDFSDVLIDGSQPPGTLTALAEGLRRAARHAVIDLREVRPGAAAEQLYACWPGARRRLSDSVCLELPAEPIDELVKRLASARAQRARAKLRKLDALRIEERAVAEHEVPCAVRELLRLHELQWRGRGVTPEHLRPRFAEHLTRATQRMVRDGDAALTEYRLDGAVVAANVTLQSAQLSGGYLYGADPELRKKKVDVTTMLLRRDARHAAESGRTVISLLRGTEPYKSHWRPDVVTNQRMLLAPAALAPALNLYAAQLAVRDRAADVVRSLGPVAREWRIRVGGRAGDGGR